From the genome of Arthrobacter sp. ERGS1:01:
AGTGGGTTCACTATGACTAGCAGCCAGCTCCACGTGCGCACAGCGAAAACGAGTGCCACCAAGTCCAACGGCGTGCCACCACGGGAAAATCACCGCCGGTTCCGGCCCGTGAAATTCGCCAGCGAAGTGGTGCTGGGGATCGTGGTTCTGGCGTTCCTGTTTCCGATCATCTTCACTTTCTTCTCCGCCTTCAAGCCCAACGGCGAGATCTTCGCCCAGCCGCCGTCACTCATCGGCTCCGAATTCCGCTGGCAGAACTTCGTGGAAGTTTTCAACTACACGCCATTCCTGCGCTTCATCGTCAACGGCCTGATCGTCTCCATCTGCGGAACCGTCATCGTCGTGGCCGTCTCCTCGCTCGCCGCTTACAGTTTCGGGATCCTTAAATGGCGTGGCCGGGACAAGTTCATGCTGCTGTACCTGGCCACCATGATGATTCCCCAGGAAGTCCTTGTCATCCCCATGTTCCTGCTGATGCAAAAGCTTGGTTGGATCAACACGTGGCAGGCGCTCATCCTGCCGTGGGCGTTCGGGGCATTCGGGGCCTTCCTGTTGCGCCAGTTCTTCATCGGTATCCCGTATGAATTGGTGGAGGCCTCCCGCATGGACGGTTGCAGCCAGTGGCGCACCTTTACCCGAATCATCCTTCCTCTGGCCAAGCCGTCGCTTGCCGTGCTGGGTGTCTGGACGTTCATCACGTTCTGGAACAGCTTCCTGTGGCCGTTGATCGTGGTCAACGACGTCAACCAACTTGGTAACGTCTCACTGGGCCTGCAAACGTTCTTTGGTGAACATGGCAGCTCCTGGAACCTTGTCATGGCTGCTTCCGTGATCGCCATCCTGCCCACCCTGATCCTGGTTATTGCCCTGCAAAAACACCTGGTCAAGGGCATCGCAACCGTGGGGCTCGCAGGGCGCTAACCGCCATTCACCCTCCTCTTTCAAGAAGGCAGTAATGATTAATTTTGAGGATCGTGTTGGTCCCGACTTTGGCGCCAACGCGCCGCGCTACCCGCAGTGGGAGTTCCCGCAATGGCTCGCCGAGGCAAAATTTGGCATCTTTGTGCACTGGGGCCTGTATTCGGTGCCGGCCTGGGCCGAGGTGGGTAACGCCCCGACCCCTGTGGAGGACGCCTACCGCGACCACCAGTACGCCGAGTGGTACGGCAACACCGTCCGCTTGGAGGGCAGCAGTGCCCAGAACTACCAGCGCTCCACCTTTGGCCCCGGCACCAGTTACGAGGACCTGGCCGATGTGTGGAAGGCGGAATCGTTCGACGCCGCCGCCTGCCTCGAAGTGTTCCGCCAGGCCGGAGCCAAGTACGTGGTTCCCACCACCAAGCACCATGACGGCTTCTGCTTGTGGAATACCGAGACTACGCCGTTCAACAGCGCCGTGCGCGGCCCCGGACGCGACCTGATCCAGGAATTTGCCACGGCCACCCGCGATGCCGGGCTGAAGTTTGGCGCCTACTTCTCCGGTGCGCTGGACTGGCACGCCAGCGACTTCCGGGCCATCGACTCGGACCCCGACATTTTCCGGCTGCGCCGCAATGACGAGGACTTTGCCCGTTACTCCTACGAGCAGGTGCATGAACTGGTGGAACGGTTTGCCCCGGACATCCTGTGGAACGACATTGAATGGCCCGACGCCGGCAAGTCTGATGCGGATTTCGGCGTGGCGGCACTGTTCAACGAGTACCGAGCGGCGGTGCCCGAAGGTATTGTCAATGACCGCTGGGGCGTCCCGTCCCACGGTTACCTGACCCGTGAGTACAGCGACATCGGCGGCCTGAGCGACCAGCACTGGGAAAGCTGCCGCGGCCTGGGCCGGTCCTTTGGCGTAAACCAAAATGAAACCGACGCCGACGTGC
Proteins encoded in this window:
- a CDS encoding carbohydrate ABC transporter permease, which gives rise to MTSSQLHVRTAKTSATKSNGVPPRENHRRFRPVKFASEVVLGIVVLAFLFPIIFTFFSAFKPNGEIFAQPPSLIGSEFRWQNFVEVFNYTPFLRFIVNGLIVSICGTVIVVAVSSLAAYSFGILKWRGRDKFMLLYLATMMIPQEVLVIPMFLLMQKLGWINTWQALILPWAFGAFGAFLLRQFFIGIPYELVEASRMDGCSQWRTFTRIILPLAKPSLAVLGVWTFITFWNSFLWPLIVVNDVNQLGNVSLGLQTFFGEHGSSWNLVMAASVIAILPTLILVIALQKHLVKGIATVGLAGR
- a CDS encoding alpha-L-fucosidase, producing the protein MINFEDRVGPDFGANAPRYPQWEFPQWLAEAKFGIFVHWGLYSVPAWAEVGNAPTPVEDAYRDHQYAEWYGNTVRLEGSSAQNYQRSTFGPGTSYEDLADVWKAESFDAAACLEVFRQAGAKYVVPTTKHHDGFCLWNTETTPFNSAVRGPGRDLIQEFATATRDAGLKFGAYFSGALDWHASDFRAIDSDPDIFRLRRNDEDFARYSYEQVHELVERFAPDILWNDIEWPDAGKSDADFGVAALFNEYRAAVPEGIVNDRWGVPSHGYLTREYSDIGGLSDQHWESCRGLGRSFGVNQNETDADVLSVAELVLHLVSVVSRNGNFLLNIGLAADGTVPERYRERLLGLGAWLAVNGDAIYGTRPWAGTMTPEQQAHYAVTVGSDATFLSVITPGTELPPAPLDIAGGVWLGAGVNGDGGICVPAALAGEPVAVLRIPHTALSGASA